A region of Neovison vison isolate M4711 chromosome 7, ASM_NN_V1, whole genome shotgun sequence DNA encodes the following proteins:
- the SLC35C1 gene encoding GDP-fucose transporter 1 isoform X2 — protein sequence MALMGTSDPSGEAEASKEKPFLLRALQIALVVSLYWATSISMVFLNKYLLDSPSLQLDTPIFVTFYQCLVTTVLCKSLSTLATLCPGTMDFPSLRLDLRVARSVLPLSVVFIGMITFNNLCLKYVGVAFYNVGRSLTTVFNVLLSYLLLKQTTSFYALLTCGVIIGGFWLGVDQEGAEGTLSWTGTLFGVLASLCVSLNAIYTKKVLPAVDGSIWRLTFYNNVNACVLFLPLLLLLGELQALYNFSQLGSAHFWGMMTLGGLFGFAIGYVTGLQIKFTSPLTHNVSGTAKACAQTVLAVLYYEETKSFLWWTSNMMVLGGSSAYTWVRGWEMKKIQEEPSPKEEEKSSMGV from the exons ATGGCACTGATGGGGACCTCCGACCCCTCGGGCGAGGCAGAGGCCAGCAAGGAGAAGCCCTTCCTGCTGCGGGCACTGCAGATCGCCCTGGTGGTGTCACTCTACTGGGCCACCTCTATCTCCATGGTGTTTCTTAACAAGTACCTGCTGGACAGCCCTTCCCTACAGCTGGACACCCCCATCTTCGTCACCTTCTACCAGTGCCTGGTGACCACGGTGCTGTGCAAGAGCCTCAGCACCCTGGCCACGCTCTGCCCCGGCACCATGGACTTTCCCTCCCTGCGCCTGGACCTCAGGGTGGCCCGCAGCGTCTTGCCCCTCTCCGTGGTCTTCATCGGCATGATCACGTTCAACAACCTGTGCCTCAAGTACGTCGGGGTGGCCTTCTACAATGTGGGCCGCTCACTTACCACTGTCTTCAACGTGCTGCTTTCCTACTTGCTGCTCAAGCAGACCACCTCCTTCTATGCCTTGCTCACCTGCGGAGTCATCATCG gtggcttctggcttggtgtggaccaggagggggcagagggtaCCCTGTCTTGGACGGGCACCCTCTTCGGCGTGCTGGCCAGCCTCTGTGTCTCACTCAACGCCATCTACACCAAGAAGGTGCTCCCGGCTGTGGATGGCAGCATCTGGCGCCTGACCTTCTACAACAATGTCAATGCCTGCGTCCtcttcctgcccctgctcctgctgctggggGAGCTGCAGGCCCTCTACAACTTTTCCCAGCTGGGCAGCGCCCACTTCTGGGGCATGATGACCCTGGGCGGGCTGTTCGGCTTTGCCATCGGCTACGTAACCGGTCTACAGATCAAGTTCACCAGCCCCCTGACCCATAACGTGTCCGGCACGGCCAAAGCCTGTGCCCAGACGGTGCTGGCGGTGCTCTACTACGAGGAGACCAAGAGCTTCCTTTGGTGGACCAGCAACATGATGGTGCTGGGGGGCTCCTCTGCCTACACCTGGGTCCGGGGCTGGGAGATGAAGAAGATTCAGGAGGAGCCCAGCcccaaagaggaggagaagagcagCATGGGGGTGTGA
- the SLC35C1 gene encoding GDP-fucose transporter 1 isoform X1, giving the protein MNRAPLKRSRILHMALMGTSDPSGEAEASKEKPFLLRALQIALVVSLYWATSISMVFLNKYLLDSPSLQLDTPIFVTFYQCLVTTVLCKSLSTLATLCPGTMDFPSLRLDLRVARSVLPLSVVFIGMITFNNLCLKYVGVAFYNVGRSLTTVFNVLLSYLLLKQTTSFYALLTCGVIIGGFWLGVDQEGAEGTLSWTGTLFGVLASLCVSLNAIYTKKVLPAVDGSIWRLTFYNNVNACVLFLPLLLLLGELQALYNFSQLGSAHFWGMMTLGGLFGFAIGYVTGLQIKFTSPLTHNVSGTAKACAQTVLAVLYYEETKSFLWWTSNMMVLGGSSAYTWVRGWEMKKIQEEPSPKEEEKSSMGV; this is encoded by the exons ATGAACAGGGCCCCTCTGAAGCGGTCCCGGATCCTGCACATGGCACTGATGGGGACCTCCGACCCCTCGGGCGAGGCAGAGGCCAGCAAGGAGAAGCCCTTCCTGCTGCGGGCACTGCAGATCGCCCTGGTGGTGTCACTCTACTGGGCCACCTCTATCTCCATGGTGTTTCTTAACAAGTACCTGCTGGACAGCCCTTCCCTACAGCTGGACACCCCCATCTTCGTCACCTTCTACCAGTGCCTGGTGACCACGGTGCTGTGCAAGAGCCTCAGCACCCTGGCCACGCTCTGCCCCGGCACCATGGACTTTCCCTCCCTGCGCCTGGACCTCAGGGTGGCCCGCAGCGTCTTGCCCCTCTCCGTGGTCTTCATCGGCATGATCACGTTCAACAACCTGTGCCTCAAGTACGTCGGGGTGGCCTTCTACAATGTGGGCCGCTCACTTACCACTGTCTTCAACGTGCTGCTTTCCTACTTGCTGCTCAAGCAGACCACCTCCTTCTATGCCTTGCTCACCTGCGGAGTCATCATCG gtggcttctggcttggtgtggaccaggagggggcagagggtaCCCTGTCTTGGACGGGCACCCTCTTCGGCGTGCTGGCCAGCCTCTGTGTCTCACTCAACGCCATCTACACCAAGAAGGTGCTCCCGGCTGTGGATGGCAGCATCTGGCGCCTGACCTTCTACAACAATGTCAATGCCTGCGTCCtcttcctgcccctgctcctgctgctggggGAGCTGCAGGCCCTCTACAACTTTTCCCAGCTGGGCAGCGCCCACTTCTGGGGCATGATGACCCTGGGCGGGCTGTTCGGCTTTGCCATCGGCTACGTAACCGGTCTACAGATCAAGTTCACCAGCCCCCTGACCCATAACGTGTCCGGCACGGCCAAAGCCTGTGCCCAGACGGTGCTGGCGGTGCTCTACTACGAGGAGACCAAGAGCTTCCTTTGGTGGACCAGCAACATGATGGTGCTGGGGGGCTCCTCTGCCTACACCTGGGTCCGGGGCTGGGAGATGAAGAAGATTCAGGAGGAGCCCAGCcccaaagaggaggagaagagcagCATGGGGGTGTGA